A genomic window from Phyllopteryx taeniolatus isolate TA_2022b chromosome 2, UOR_Ptae_1.2, whole genome shotgun sequence includes:
- the LOC133467342 gene encoding long-chain fatty acid transport protein 2-like, which translates to MWTIYLCSALVAAVPLVAVTLNRLFPYLRADILYVRDLAWLLLKFARRRAAFFAVDRFLEQAAARPNNPFVVFDDDVYTFASTDQKSNRVANALLAHPRYAPGDPVALFVPNEPAFMLTWLALAKLGSPVALLNSNIRNKSLLHCFGCSGAKALIAAAELKQAVEDVLPSLKEQEVLVLLMVQSCDTPGIESFSDKVDRASDAAIPSSLRAHITYKSPAVYIYTSGTTGLPKAAVVNQSRLLIALAVLSANGVVSSDVIYLNLPLYHTAGFFIGFIGAIETGSTIILKRKFSASQFWDDCRKHNVTVVQYIGEVMRYLCSTPKRENDKDHKVRLAIGNGIRAEISREFLNRFGNIQIKEFYASTEGNVGFINYAGKIGALGRANFVHRKLFPYSLVKYDTECDEVVRDANGLCVEVPKGETGLLVSKITNIAPFVGYAQNEEQTERKRLRDVLKKGDLYFNSGDLMRIDKDNFIYFQDRVGDTFRWKGENVATTEVSDILTLTDCLKEANVYGVQVPGHEGRIGMATVTVKEEARFDGSKIYNHVVSYLPAYARPRFIRIKDTVELTGTFKQMKMKLVEENFDPGRIEDPLYILDDEHKSYVPLTAQVHSAIIAGTMKL; encoded by the exons ATGTGGACGATCTATTTGTGCTCGGCTCTCGTCGCGGCTGTGCCCCTGGTCGCCGTGACGCTGAACCGCCTTTTCCCGTATCTCCGCGCGGATATCTTGTACGTCCGAGACCTCGCGTGGCTTCTCCTCAAGTTCGCGAGGAGGAGAGCCGCCTTCTTCGCCGTGGACCGCTTTTTGGAGCAGGCCGCGGCGCGTCCGAACAACCCTTTCGTGGTGTTCGACGATGACGTCTACACGTTCGCGTCGACGGATCAGAAGAGCAACCGGGTGGCCAACGCGCTCCTCGCGCACCCGCGATACGCACCCGGGGACCCCGTGGCCCTGTTCGTGCCCAACGAACCCGCCTTCATGTTGACCTGGCTGGCCTTGGCTAAGCTGGGCTCCCCGGTGGCTCTGCTCAACTCCAACATCCGCAACAAGTCCCTGCTGCACTGCTTCGGCTGCAGCGGCGCCAAGGCGCTCATTGCGGCTGCAG AGCTGAAGCAAGCGGTGGAGGACGTTCTGCCGTCTCTTAAAGAGCAGGAAGTCCTCGTGCTCCTGATGGTCCAGAGCTGCGACACGCCGGGCATCGAGAGCTTCTCTGACAAAGTGGATCGAGCGTCCGACGCCGCCATTCCGTCCTCGCTCAGAGCACACATCACATACAAAAGCCCTGCGGTTTATATTTATACATCTGGGACCACGG GCCTGCCCAAAGCGGCGGTGGTCAACCAGAGCCGCCTCCTAATAGCGCTGGCTGTTTTATCTGCAAATGGTGTCGTTTCCAGCGACGTCATTTACCTCAACTTGCCTCTGTACCACACAGCGGGATTCTTCATAGGCTTTATCGGCGCCATTGAGACAG GGTCCACAATTATTTTGAAGAGGAAGTTTTCCGCTTCCCAGTTCTGGGATGACTGCAGGAAGCACAACGTTACAGTCGTGCAGTACATCGGAGAAGTGATGCGCTACCTCTGCAGCACACCCAAG AGAGAAAACGACAAGGACCACAAAGTCAGACTCGCCATTGGAAACGGAATCCGAGCGGAGATATCGCGGGAGTTTCTGAACCGCTTTGGGAACATTCAGATCAAAGAGTTTTATGCTTCCACCGAGGGAAATGTAGGATTTATCAACTATGCAGGGAAGATTGGAGCCCTTGGAAGAGCCAACTTTGTACACAGG AAACTGTTTCCATACAGTCTCGTCAAGTATGATACAGAGTGTGATGAGGTGGTTCGAGATGCTAACGGTCTCTGCGTTGAGGTGCCGAAAG GCGAGACAGGACTGTTGGTTTCCAAGATTACCAACATAGCTCCTTTCGTCGGCTACGCCCAGAATGAAGAGCAAACTGAGCGCAAAAGACTCCGTGACGTTTTGAAAAAGGGAGATCTGTACTTCAACAGCGGAGACCTTATGAGGATTGACAAGGACAACTTCATTTACTTTCAGGATCGTGTAGGTGACACATTCAG GTGGAAAGGTGAAAATGTGGCTACAACTGAGGTTTCTGACATCCTCACACTGACTGATTGTCTCAAAGAAGCCAATGTTTACGGGGTCCAAGTACCAG GACATGAGGGACGCATAGGAATGGCCACCGTCACTGTGAAAGAAGAGGCCCGGTTCGATGGAAGTAAAATATATAATCATGTGGTTAGCTACCTGCCTGCGTATGCTAGGCCACGCTTCATAAGGATAAAG GATACGGTGGAGTTGACGGGGACGTTcaagcaaatgaaaatgaagttAGTGGAGGAGAATTTTGATCCAGGACGAatcgaggaccccctgtacatCCTCGATGACGAGCACAAGAGTTATGTGCCTCTGACAGCTCAGGTCCACAGCGCCATCATAGCAGGAACCATGAAGCTCTAA